In Kryptolebias marmoratus isolate JLee-2015 linkage group LG22, ASM164957v2, whole genome shotgun sequence, a single window of DNA contains:
- the cep68 gene encoding centrosomal protein of 68 kDa, with the protein MEGSGCSQRWRTHIPEFKRGKRFSPETGKSGRSAGENKEEANKTVTIAATSRYLTDRRYVVRRPLTSEERHVSILKGTHPQKGTGKEHPQVVSVTEPANVKHRSEPGEAAGSHGVSHGDVSLSTASAEDHSSPLTVSELQARSCRDESNLGLPFHGRKSVLQNPFSSILEVQRLNPPLKPQLTSTVLYPTYIPRSRKSKSSQTRDTNSSIPRVSSKGDAMSSCQVDFWACAIPKALPPSPNRQSAGWNPNKEYEALLDYTYPLRPGHVDCEWDSSEPQGDSLLKANPNMQDSGIELDHLCSSASLSGFEFSESGEEKTRDSGALCAGYRSPDLQGVPKSSEGPSFSTPVSLTNPMGLFLDSSDCRRDRGKTGYHNRNHQGQAAPSSPSSPSSPSSPSSPSPTFVCSTSVLPRSRCVCGEVDEEFLPLPEQLEETQKLSRQVREVTAQLTRSVTASSESLDQSFFLPSITLSGKQRAEGEGTSDGREQSRAPQTASRERDSETFRSGFGARVEPGGGGPSESDVEEVETLMKELCAPTFSNVQKNSQDIQEKNDCLMQRLKVFCSHLELLIHQLYALAERMERLAAPSVDIDSVKSSLAEYQSFQREMSEHQPLTSCVLHAGQHLLSCINATSPFLRDTLLLIESQSGALQTHSEHFFSSILSAMDSLTQLSYSGPSEWRRAEDPAGT; encoded by the exons ATGGAAGGCAGCGGATGCAGCCAGCGATGGAGGACGCACATCCCGGAGTTTAAACGCGGCAAGAGGTTCAGTCCGGAAACCGGCAAAAGCGGCAGATCTGCGGGAGAGAACAAAGAGGAGGCAAACAAAACTGTGACCATAGCAGCCACCTCCAGGTACCTGACGGACCGGCGCTATGTGGTGAGAAGACCTCTAACCTCTGAAGAGCGACACGTGTCCATCTTAAAGGGGACACATCCACAGAAGGGCACAGGAAAG GAACACCCTCAGGTCGTTAGCGTTACGGAACCTGCCAACGTAAAACACCGGAGCGAACCAGGAGAGGCCGCGGGGAGCCACGGCGTCTCTCACGGGGACGTCTCACTTTCCACAGCCTCCGCAGAAGACCACAGCTCACCCCTGACCGTCTCGGAGCTCCAGGCCCGGTCGTGTCGTGACGAATCCAATTTAGGCTTGCCTTTCCATGGCAGAAAATCCGTTCTGCAAAACCCCTTCAGTTCCATTCTGGAGGTCCAAAGACTAAATCCTCCTCTGAAGCCACAGCTCACCTCTACAGTTCTTTATCCCACCTACATTCCTCGTTCACGGAAATCCAAGTCATCCCAGACAAGGGACACCAACTCAAGTATTCCAAGGGTATCCTCAAAGGGGGACGCTATGTCTTCCTGTCAGGTGGACTTCTGGGCCTGTGCCATTCCTAAAGCACTCCCCCCTTCTCCAAATAGGCAATCTGCTGGCTGGAATCCAAACAAGGAGTACGAGGCCCTGCTGGACTACACCTACCCTCTGAGACCAGGACACGTGGACTGTGAGTGGGACAGCTCTGAGCCACAAGGAGACTCCTTACTGAAGGCAAACCCCAACATGCAAGACTCGGGAATCGAACTGGACCACCTCTGCAGCTCTGCCAGCCTCTCGGGGTTCGAGTTTTCTGAAAGCGGGGAGGAAAAGACCAGAGACAGCGGCGCTCTTTGTGCAGGTTACAGGTCACCTGACCTTCAGGGTGTCCCCAAATCCTCAGAGGGTCCATCTTTCAGTACCCCAGTGTCCCTTACCAACCCCATGGGCTTGTTCTTGGACAGTTCGGACTGCAGGAGGGACAGAGGCAAAACAGGTTATCACAACAGGAACCATCAGGGCCAAGCAGCCCCTTCTTCCCCTTCTTCCCCTTCTTCCCCTTCTTCCCCTTCTTCCCCTTCTCCGACCTTCGTCTGCTCCACCAGTGTTCTCCCACGGTCCAGGTGTGTTTGTGGAGAGGTCGACGAGGAGTTCTTGCCTCTTCcagagcagctggaggagacaCAGAAACTGTCCAGACAG GTGAGGGAGGTGACGGCTCAGCTGACCCGGAGCGTGACAGCCAGCTCTGAATCTCTCGACCAGAGCTTCTTTTTGCCCTCCATCACCTTGTCTGGAAAACAGAGGGCTGAAGGTGAAGGAACCAGTGACGGCAGAGAGCAGAGTCGTGCTCCTCAGACAG CGAGCCGTGAAAGGGACTCTGAGACCTTTAGGAGTGGTTTTGGTGCCAGGGTAGAACCTGGGGGAGGAGGACCGAGTGAGTCCGATGTCGAAGAGGTGGAGACTTTGATGAAGGAGCTATGTGCCCCCACCTTCTCTAATGTCCAGAAGAACAGCCAAGACATTCAGGAGAAGAATGACTGTCTGATGCAACGCCTCAAG GTCTTCTGTTCACACCTGGAGCTGCTCATCCATCAACTGTACGCGCTGGCAGAGAGGATGGAGCGGCTCGCTGCGCCCTCTGTGGACATAGACTCCGTGAAGTCATCTCTGGCTGAGTATCAG AGCTTCCAGAGGGAGATGAGCGAGCATCAGCCTCTGACCTCCTGTGTCCTGCACGCTGGACAGCACCTCCTCAGCTGCATCAACGCCACCTCTCCAT TTCTAAGAGACACCCTTCTGCTTATTGAGAGTCAGTCCGGAGCTTTGCAGACCCACTCGGAGCACTTTTTCTCCTCGATCCTGTCTGCCATGGACAGTCTGACGCAGCTTAGCTACTCCGGTCCATCTGAGTGGAGAAGAGCGGAGGACCCTGCAGGGACTTAA
- the sdhaf4 gene encoding succinate dehydrogenase assembly factor 4, mitochondrial, translating to MSFLRLCASASRHVVSSPAAVDSLFIGCFRTTSGAVKDREPLRKAKTPQGRFDVPEETSKDVLQKFPDDVNPATKEKGGPRGPEPTRYGDWERKGRCVDF from the exons ATGTCTTTCCTGAGGTTGTGTGCCTCAGCCAGCAGACATGTGGTTTCCAGCCCCGCAGCTGTGGACTCGCTCTTTATCG GGTGTTTTCGGACGACCAGCGGAGCCGTGAAGGACAGAGAGCCGCTGAGGAAGGCCAAAACCCCGCAGGGACGCTTTGATGTCCCCGAAGAGACGAGCAAAGATGTTCTACAAA aGTTCCCGGACGACGTGAACCCAGCAACCAAGGAAAAAGGGGGTCCTCGGGGTCCAGAGCCCACCCGCTATGGAGACTGGGAGAGGAAGGGCCGCTGTGTGGACTTTTAG
- the LOC108239170 gene encoding ras-related protein ORAB-1-like, which yields MNPEYDYLFKLLLIGDSGVGKSCLLLRFADDTYTESYISTIGVDFKIRTIELDGKTIKLQIWDTAGQERFRTITSSYYRGAHGIIVVYDVTDQESFNNVKQWLQEIDRYASENVNKLLVGNKCDLTTKKVVDYTTAKEFADSLGIPFLETSAKNATNVEQAFMTMAAEIKKRMGPGATAGGGEKPSMKLTPGTTVKASSGGCC from the exons ATGAATCCCGAATA TGACTATTTATTCAAGCTGCTCCTGATTGGGGACTCAGGTGTCGGAAAGTCTTGTCTTCTTCTTCGATTTGCA GATGATACATACACAGAAAGTTACATTAGCACTATTGGTGTGGACTTCAAAATACGAACCATAGAACTAGATGGAAAGACCATTAAACTTCAAATT TGGGACACAGCGGGACAGGAGAGGTTTCGTACAATCACATCCAGCTACTACAGAGGTGCTCATGGTATCATTGTCGTGTACGACGTCACAGACCAG gaGTCCTTCAACAATGTCAAACAGTGGCTACAGGAGATTGACCGCTATGCCAGTGAAAACGTCAACAAGCTATTGGTTGGAAACAAGTGCGACTTGACAACAAAGAAGGTGGTGGATTACACAACAGCAAAG GAGTTTGCCGACTCTCTGGGAATTCCCTTTTTGGAAACCAGCGCCAAAAACGCCACCAACGTAGAGCAGGCCTTCATGACCATGGCTGCCGAAATCAAGAAGAGGATGGGCCCCGGGGCCACCGCCGGAGGAGGCGAGAAGCCCAGCATGAAGCTGACTCCAGGCACTACTGTCAAGGCTTCATCAGGAGGCTGCtgctga